Proteins encoded together in one Canis aureus isolate CA01 chromosome 21, VMU_Caureus_v.1.0, whole genome shotgun sequence window:
- the LOC144293303 gene encoding olfactory receptor 4P4-like, with amino-acid sequence MERQRNISEFILLGLSYDQNMQIFCFVLFLFCYIALLVGNLLILVSIRCSPLFHQPMYYFLSHLSSMDICYTSSVTPKLIADLLGGTKTISYGNCMLQVFAMHFFGSIEVFVLTVMAFDRYVAICRPLHYMLIMNRARCHLLVLAAWAGGALHSFPQLSMTIQLPFCGPNEIDHYFCDIFPLLKVACTDTYIIGVLVVANSGMVALVTFVVLFVSYVIILFSLRHHSAEGRHKALSTCGSHITVVILFFGPSIFAYLRPPTTFPEDKVFALFYTIIAPMFNPLIYTLRNAEMKNAMTKVWCQTLFSRKAHN; translated from the coding sequence ATGGAGCGGCAGAGAAACATCTCAGAATTCATTCTTCTAGGACTTTCATATGACCAGAACATGCAAATATTTTGCTTTGTACTCTTCTTATTCTGTTATATTGCCCTGTTGGTAGGAAACCTTCTAATCCTTGTCTCCATTCGATGCAGCCCTCTTTTTCACCAACCAATGTACTACTTCCTCAGCCATTTATCCTCTATGGACATCTGCTATACCTCTAGCGTTACACCCAAATTAATTGCTGACCTACTAGGGGGGACTAAAACCATCTCTTATGGTAATTGCATGTTACAAGTTTTTGCCATGCACTTCTTTGGGAGTATTGAGGTCTTTGTCCTTACTGTCATGGCCTTTGATCGCTATGTTGCTATTTGCAGGCCTCTCCACTACATGCTTATCATGAACAGGGCAAGGTGCCATCTCCTAGTCTTAGCTGCTTGGGCTGGTGGGgctcttcattcttttcctcaaTTATCAATGACAATCCAATTGCCATTTTGTGGTCCTAATGAAATCGATCACTACTTTTGTGATATCTTCCCTTTGCTGAAAGTTGCCTGCACTGATACTTACATCATTGGTGTCCTTGTGGTTGCCAATTCAGGTATGGTTGCCTTAGTTACCTTTGTTGTCTTATTTGTTTCTTATGTCATTATATTGTTTAGTCTAAGACATCACTCAGCTGAGGGAAGACACAAAGCCCTTTCCACCTGTGGGTCTCATATCACTGTTGTCATCTTATTCTTTGGGCCTTCAATCTTTGCCTACCTACGACCTCCAACTACTTTCCCTGAGGACAAAGTATTTGCTCTATTTTATACCATCATCGCTCCTATGTTCAATCCCTTAATCTATACTCtgagaaatgcagaaatgaaaaatgccatGACAAAAGTTTGGTGTCAAACATTATTTTCAAGGAAAGCACACAATTAA
- the LOC144293302 gene encoding olfactory receptor 4P4-like: protein MENQNNVTEFVFMGLWGNKQLELLFFFLFLLCYLAVLMGNFIILLTITCSHLIEHPMYYFLCHLSLMDLCYTSTVVPRLIRDLGAARKNISYNNCMTQLFTAHLLAGVEIFILVSMALDRYVAIVKPLHYMVIMNRRRCNLLIFMAWGVGFWHSVALLLMVLNLPFCGPNQIDHYICDVKPLLKLVCRDIRVVSILVIANSGMVVVVIFLVLVASYILILYNLRTHSSVGRRKALSTCSSHVMVVILFFVPCIYTYVLPAGSENKDKEISVFYTVIAPMLNPLIYTLRNMEMKIAMRKVWSKVAHSEFK, encoded by the coding sequence ATGGAAAATCAGAACAATGTCACAGAATTTGTTTTCATGGGGCTATGGGGAAATAAGCAACTAGAActactgttctttttcttgttcctgcTCTGCTACCTGGCTGTCTTAATGGGAAACTTCATTATCTTACTCACGATCACCTGCAGCCATCTAATTGAACATCCGATGTACTATTTTCTCTGTCACCTTTCCCTCATGGACCTCTGCTACACCTCCACTGTGGTCCCCAGGCTAATCAGGGACTTAGGTGCAGCAAGAAAAAACATTTCCTATAACAACTGTATGACCCAGCTCTTCACTGCCCACTTGCTGGCAGGGGTGGAGATATTCATCTTGGTGTCCATGGCTTTAGACCGCTATGTTGCCATTGTCAAGCCCCTGCATTACATGGTCATCATGAACCGGAGGAGGTGTAACCTGTTGATTTTTATGGCCTGGGGTGTGGGGTTTTGGCACTCTGTTGCTCTATTGCTCATGGTACTCAATTTACCTTTCTGTGGTCCTAATCAGATAGATCATTACATATGTGATGTGAAGCCTCTTTTGAAACTGGTGTGCAGAGATATTCGTGTTGTTAGTATCTTAGTGATTGCAAACTCAGGAATGGTGGTGGTTGTCATTTTTCTTGTCCTGGTGGCTTCTTACATTCTCATATTATATAATCTTAGGACCCACTCCTCTGTAGGGAGACGCAAAGCTCTCTCCACGTGCAGCTCTCATGTAATGGTggtcattttattctttgtgccTTGTATCTATACTTATGTTCTACCTGCAGGGAGTGAGAACAAGGATAAGGAAATCTCTGTGTTTTACACTGTAATTGCTCCCATGCTGAATCCTCTCATCTATACCTTAAGAAACATGGAGATGAAAATCGCCATGCGGAAGGTGTGGTCTAAAGTGGCACATTCAGAATTCAAGTAA